CTCCAGAGCTCTTCTTAGCCCCAGGAAGTTGCTGGGATTGCCATTTCACCACTGAGCTGTAATTTATGGGCGCACGGGCGGCTCCTGTAAGGAGATGGCAGTTTTTCAAAACCCTGAATACAGCCGAAGAGGCTTTTGAAAAAAATACGATTCAGTAATAGAGCACTTTCTTGATCACCCATTTTTCTCCATTTTTCATCATGGAGAACTTGGTCGGAAGCCTCTCCTGGCCGAAGGTGGACACAACTTCCAATACAGCCTTGTCCCCTCCATCCAGCACCATGAAAATCGTGGGTTCTCCCAATGCCATCTTGGGAAATCTTTCCATGGCCGAGGAAAAGGCCTCTGAAACCTCTTTGTCCAGGCTTTCTCCTGGGGAAAAGACTCCCCCCACCTCTGCCACCAGTATGGGCTTTTCATGAAAGCAGCGCCCCAGTGCTGTCTTGTCTTTGGTGTTGTAAGCCTGCTCGAAACTCAAGAGCACCTGGCAAACCTGGCTTTGGACCTCGCCTTTGGGGGAGTAATCTTTCAAGGTGCCGTAACAGCCGCCCAATGCCACACAAGCCACGAGGCTGCAAAAAAAATAAAAGTTTCTGGCCATGCTTTTCTCCTTCCCGCAGCTCTTATGTACTGATTTGAAAATGAACTGTGAGCCGATGGTCCAGCATGCTCTCGATTCGAGAGGAATCTGGTAAATTTTAGGCCCAGGCCCCCGGGTGGCACTGCTTTTCCCTCAACATTGCTGTCACCTCTGCAGGAGCCATGTGCATGGTAACCCAGGAGTTCTAAACACGCAATCCGGTGAGTTGATCACGCATCAGGATCTCTGAGCAGTCAAGCTTTGGCTCCACCCTTGGGGAAGGGGCTTATACATCACCCCTTCGGTTGTACATTGACAAAAGGCTCCAGCTTTGGTTCCATAGCCCAAGTATTTGCTCAGATTGAGTGTGCTCTGTTTCATGGTACAGGGGCTTGGAAGGAGGTCATTGCATGAAACTTTCTACCAAAGGACGCTACGGGGTGAGAGCTGTTTTCGACATGGCCTACTACGGAAAGGGCCGGCCGGCTCAGATCCGCACCATTGCCGAGCGCCAGGAGATACCCATAAGGTACCTGGAGCAGATCCTGAACCGTCTCAGGAGGGCCGGATTGGTGCGCACCATCAGGGGGCCCAAGGGAGGATACTTTCTGGGGAAGAACCCTGATCAGATAACCGTGGCAGACGTTGTCAGGGCAACTGATGGGCCCTTGAATTTAGTTAGATGCAAGGAGGCACGCCGCAAAGACCTGCAGTGCCACAGGGCTCCTAAGTGTGTTGTGCGCCAGGTTTGGGAGGAAGCCAGTAAGAGACTAAACGATTATCTGGATTCAGTGACCATTGGAAATCTTTGCTCTGAAGCCGAGAAGATGGAGCTTTGAAATCCGCCCCATATGGCTGAGATGAGTCTTTGAGGCTTAACCGAGGGGGAATCTTGAAGTCAACAAGAGGATTTTCAGATTGATTTTAGAAGGAGGGACGGCAGTTGGAGCGATATAGAGGTGATGTCTCCATGAAGGAGCTGGTGCGAGTGGTGGCTTGTGCGCTTGTGGATCGCCCCGAGGAGGTGGAGGTGGTAGAGGTCACAGGCGGAAGCACTTCTGTGATAGAGCTGAGGGTAGCCAAGGAAGATGTGGGAAAGATCATTGGCCGACAGGGACATACGGCCAATGCCATCCGCACCATTCTAAACGGAGTGGCGGCCAAGCTAAAAAAAAGGGCGGTGCTGGAGATAGTGGAATAGAAGGGTTGCGGCGGTCTCAATTGGCTTTTTGGATCTGCGCCCGCAGCAAGGATTCAAAAATGACGCCTGAGCCTGGACCAGATTCCTGTGCCCACCATGCTTCGGGCCACCTTCAATATGGCTTTGATGACCCCGAGCACATCCTGGTTGCCTGCCCAATGACGCCGCAGTAATTCTGGATCCAGCTCATTGAGGATGGACCCCAGCACGTAGGCTGCCAGGGCCACGTCATCGGCATAGGCAGCAGGGCCAAAAACCGCTTCTGGAATCAGATCCAAGGGGGATATGAAATAGGCTATGGCCACCAACAGCCTTGCCTTGATGTGATGGGGTACTTGGGGGTCTAAAGAGAGGCGCCACAGCAGGTGAAAAAGATCAGGGGCCCACATGAGGTACTCTATCCACCTGTGGGAACCTCCTGCTGTTTCGGCCCAGTGGTGTATGCGCCCACGAAGCCTTTGATAGAAATCCTCTTCTGTGGACATGGATTCAGGCCTCCAGGTCCTTGAAGCCATAGATCTTTGGGGCTTCCATGCCCCCCAGGAAGTCCCGAAGAGCATCCCTGGTGCTGGGAAAAGCAAGTTCCTTCCATGGTATCTGGGCCGGGGCGAAGGCGGCCACCTCTAGGGCCTCGTCCCCTGCCTTGAGTTCCCCACCCAAGATTTCAACCCTGTAAACTATCACTATGACTGGTCTCCCTGGGTAGGAATACACATTGAGAATTCCCGCAGGCCTCACCTTGAGATTGACCTCTTCCATGGTCTCTCTCACGGCGGCAGCCTCTACGGTTTCTCCGCGGTCCACAAACCCTCCGGGGAATACCCACTTGCCATACCCTGGATCTATGGCTCGTCTAAGGAGCACAACGCGGCCCTGCAAAATGGGAATAGTGCCCACAGCCACCTTGGAATCCAGATAAAAGATGAAACCGCAGGACTTGCAAACCAGTCTTTCAGGCTCCCCGGCCTTGATGAGCCTCTTTTCCAGCTCATGACCGCATTTGGGGCAAAACCTGTAACCAGGATCCAGGGGATGATGTTGTTCGTGCTGGGTGTCCATGGGCAGGTTCAATATACCAAAGCCTCACCATCCAAGCAAATCGCCAAATGTCTATTGGCCATGTAAGCACACTGAATCTCCCTCTGGGGCAGTGAGATCCTTGTGGTCCACGGGATAGGCTTCAGGCTTGCTTTTTCCAGTAAAGTAGTCTTTGAAGCTGTTTCTTTCTTTCCCCTTGAGTCCTGGCTACATATATGGGCTCTTGGGAAGAGGGGTCCAGCCCGCTTAAGTACATGGCCGTAGCCATGGTCATGGGGGTTGGAAGAAAAAGCTGTACCTGCCTGGGCCTAAGGCCTGACTCGCGAAGCCTGCGCTCCAGTATGTCCATGTCTTTGATGGTGCAGCCCGGAAAGCCTGCCATGAGGTAGGGCACAAGAAAAAAATTCTTTCCGACTTTCTGGGTCAGGTTTCGGAAAGCTTCCTGAAAATCTCGATAGATGGACCAAGATGGTTTTCTCATCCTGGCCAAGACAGCTGTGCTTGCGTGCTCTGGAGCCACCTTGAGGTATCCTGAAACATGGTGTTTGATCAGCAATTCCAAGAACTGGGGATCCCTCAAGGCCAGATCATGACGTATACCGCTGGAGACAAAAACATGTCTGACCCCAGGGACCTTTCTGGCGCTTTCAAGCAGCTGCATGAAGGGCTCCTGGGTGGCGGGCAGATGAATGCAGATGTTTGGAAAGAGGCAGGAAGCCCTGGAGCATTTTCCTTTCTTGAAGCCTGCATTGCAGCCCAGCCCGTACATGTTGGCCGAGGGTCCTCCAAGATCGCTTATGGTGCCCGAAAAGCTCCTGGATCTTGCAATCCTGCCTATCTCTTCAACTACTGATTCCTTGGATCTGCTCTGAAGCGCTCTTGACTGGTGCAGGCCTATGGAGCAAAAGCTGCAGCCTCCTGCGCAGCCTCTCACCACGGTCACGGAATCCTTTACCATGGTGTAGGCCGGTATCTCCCCTTTGTAACGTGGATGAGGCCTTCTGGAGAAAGGAAGGGAGTAAATCCTGTCCATTTCATGGGCTGTGAGAGGCCTGGCTGGTGGAAACAAGATCAGAACCCGGTTGTCAGCCTTTTGCAGGAGAATCCTTTGGGACCAGGGCTGGCTCTGCTGTTCCAAGAGTCTCGTGAGTTCTAAAAGCCTCTGCGGGGACTCCTCCAGTTCCTCGTGAGCCGCAACCCAAAGAGCCCCCGGGTAGCGGGCAGGCTGGAAGCTTGCCTGTCCTCTGTAAATGGCTGTGCCGGGAATGCCCTCCAGGTCCTGGCCTGCCTCCAGACGCCGGGCGATTTGTTCCACTGCCAACTCCCCCATCCCGTAAACTAAGATGGTGGCTTTGGAATCCAGCAATATGGATTTGCGGATCTCATGACTCCAAAAATCATAGTGGCTGACCCTCCTTAAGCTTGCCTCCACACCCCCTATTACCACACTCACTCCAGGCATGGCCTGTCTTATGCGGTTTACGTATACTAGCACCGCCCTGTCAGGACGAGCTCCCGGCAAGCCATGCTCGCAATAGTGGTCCTGGCGCCTTGGCTTTCCCAAAGAGGTGTAGCGGTTCACCATGGAATCCATGGCTCCTGAGGTTACACCCACAAAGAGTCTGGGCACCCCCATGGACAAGAAGCTCTCGGGGGTCCTCCAATCCGGCTGTGGTAAGATGCCCACCTTGTAACCCAAAGATTCCAAGTAACGGCCTATGAGGGCAGCTCCAAAAGAGGGGTGATCCACATAAGCGTCTCCGGTGACCAGTAGGATATCCAATTGCTTCCACCCCAGGGACAACATCTCCTGCTTGGTGGTGGGGAGAAAGGGGGCCGGTTGTTTTGGTCTTTTCACTGGTTGGCCTGACACCTTGTTTTCTGGGATCTCTGTACCATCCTAGGGATGCTGCTGGAGGCCCGTCAAGTCCATGGGCAGGCCCGCACTTCTTGACGCATAAGGCCCCCTCTCCTATACTCAGGCCAGAATCTGCCTTTTTTCAAAGAGGTTGTACAAAGAGGACCTGCCTGTCTGAAAAATTCGGCCTCCCTGAGGGGTATCCTGCTGATGAGCACAAGAAAGTTTACAAGAGCTGTGCGTCTAGGGAATGTGGTAATAGGGGGCAGCGCTCCTGTGGTGGTTCAATCCATGACCAATACGGACACCAGGGATACGGCCTCAACCGTGGCCCAGGTAAGGAGGCTGGAGGCCGCCGGGTGCGAGGTGGTCAGGGTGGCGGTGCCGGACATGGAGGCGGCCAGGGCTCTTGGAAAGATCAGAAGGCAGATTTCAATACCACTGGTTGCGGACATACATTTTGATTACAGACTTGCCCTGGAAGCCCTGGCACAGGGTGTGGACGGACTGCGCATAAACCCAGGCAACATAGGAGGGTCAAGGAAAGTAAGGGAGGTTGTGGCAGCTGCCAGGGAAAGGATGGTTCCCATACGCATAGGGGTCAACTCAGGTTCCCTGGAGAAGGACATAATGGAGGCACATGGCGGTGTGACGGCCCAGGGCATGGTGGAAAGTGGGCTGCGCCATGTGAGGATCCTGGAAGAGATGGGGTACCAGGAGATCAAGATATCTCTGAAGGCTCCGGACGTCAGGATGACCTGCGATGCCTACCGCCTCATGTCCCAGGCCGTGGAATATCCTCTTCATTTGGGGGTCACGGAGGCAGGCACCCTGCTTTCAGGAGCAGTGAAGTCCTCGGTGGGCCTGGGTATCCTTTTGAATGAGGGCATAGGGGACACCATAAGGGTTTCGCTTACGGCCGATCCCGTGGAAGAGGTTAGGGTGGCCTGGGGCATTCTAAAGGCCCTGGGCCTGAGACAGAGGGGAGTGGAACTGGTATCTTGTCCCACTTGCGGAAGAACCCAGGTGGAACTGATCGCAGTAGCCATGGAGGTGGAAAAAAGGCTCCTGCATGTGGATGTGCCCTTACAGGTGGCTGTAATGGGTTGTGCAGTAAATGGTCCCGGGGAGGCAAGGGAGGCTGATGTGGGCATATGCGGAGGCAAGAAGCACTGGCTGCTCTTTAGAAAAGGGAAGGTCATACGCAAGTTGAAACCCCAGGAGGCCGTTGAGGTTCTGGTCCAAGAAGTTGAGGAGGAAGTTTCTGCCCGCAAGAGGGATTCCTCCCGGTCCCTGGATGGATCCTTATAATTGACTATGAAGCAGGAGGAAATATGCGTCTTTCAGAGTTCTTTCTCCCCACCGAGAAAGAGGATCGTTCCGAGGCTGTGGTGGCAAGTCACCGCCTCATGTTAAGAGCTGGCATGATCAGACAACTCACCTCCGGGGTTTACTCATATCTGCCCCTGGGCCTCAGAGCTGTTCGAAAGGTGGCTCAGATAGTGAGGGAAGAAATGGACAGAGCTGGAGCTCAGGAGTTGCTGCTGCCTGCACTACAACCAGCCGATCTTTGGAAGGAAAGCGGGCGGTGGGATCACTTCGGGCCTGAACTGGTGAGACTGCGAGATCGCAATGAGAGGGAATTCTGCCTGGGTCCCACCCATGAGGAAGTAATCACGGATCTGGTGCGCAAGGAAGTTCGTTCATACAGACAGCTGCCCTTGATCCTCTATCAGATTCAGACCAAGTTCAGGGACGAGAGAAGGCCCAGGTTCGGGGTCATGAGGGCCAGAGAGTTCACCATGAAAGATGCTTACAGCTTTGACTGCGATGATTCAGGTGCTGAGCAAAGCTACAGGAGGATGTACCAGGCTTACAGCCGTATATTCAAAAGGAGCGGTCTTCGCTTCAGGGCAGTGGAGGCTGAAACAGGAGCCATTGGGGGCAGTTTCAGCCACGAGTTCATGGTCTTGGCCGACTCGGGGGAGGACGCCATAGCCAGTTGTGACAGCTGCGATTATGCGGCCAATGTTGAGAGGGCTGAACTTCCGCCGCTTTTGGTCAAGCAGCAGCCAGATCCCCGGTGCGCTGCCGTGGAGCTGGTGTCTACTCCAAACATGCGCACCGTGGAGGAAGTTTGTGCATTTCTGGGCAGGGATCCCTCCAGTTTGATCAAGACCCTCCTTTTCCTCGCAGACGGCAAACCAATTGGTGTGCTGGTGAGGGGTGACAGGGAGGTAAACGAGGCAAAGCTCAAGAGAGTCCTTGGATGTGAGGAGTTGATTCTGGCCGATGAGCAGACCGTGATGAGTCTGACAGGGGCGCCGGTGGGTTTTGCTGGGCCTGTGGGACTTGGAAAACCAGGGGCGGGAATTCGGATCCTGGCGGATCAGGAGGTGATGCTGGTGGTGGATGGTGTCACAGGGGCCAACAAGGCTGATGCCCATCTTGTCCATGTCAGGCCCGGCAGGGATTTCCAGGTGGATGGGGTGGGGGATTTAAGGACAGCAGTGGCCGGAGATGGATGCCCCAGATGCGGCAGGGGAAAGCTTGAGATATGGAGGGGAATTGAGGTGGGCCACATCTTTAAGTTGGGCACCAAGTACAGCAAGGCCATGGGGGCTACCTTCCAGGATGAGAAGGGAAGGGAATGGCCCATGATCATGGGATGTTATGGGATCGGCATAGAAAGAACGGTGGCGGCTGCCATAGAACAGAATCATGACCAGGACGGCATAATCTTTCCCATGGCCATAGCTCCATTCCAGGTGACGGTGCTCTGCCTCCAGCAGGAGCTGCCAGAGGTGAGGGAGGCGTCTGAAAAGCTTTACCTGAGCTTGAAAAAGGAGGGGATCGAGACTCTTTTGGATGACAGAGAGGAGCGGCCCGGGAGCAAATTCAAGGATGCAGATCTCATAGGAATTCCCCTTCGCATAAATGTAGGATCCCGTTCTCTGGCCAAAGCTGTGGTGGAGCTTCGCCACAGGGCCACAGGCCAGGTGGAGATGCTGGGATTGGACAGCGTCTGTGAGCGTGTAAAGGAGATCGTTCGTGATCAGATTGAACGAGATCCTGGATCGGGTAGCTGAATATGATCCCAAAGCCGACCTGGATCTCATAGAGAAAGCTTATGTGTTTTCGGCCAAGGTCCATCAGGGACAGGTGCGCCTTTCAGGGGAGCCTTACCTCATCCATCCTTTGGCAGTGGCGGGATTGCTGGCGGAACTCAGGTTGGATGCCGGTACGGTGGCCACCGGACTTCTCCATGATGTGGTGGAGGACACCCGGACTACCCTTGAGGAGATCAGGGATCTCTTCGGGGTGGAGATAGCGGAGTTGGTGGATGCTGTGACAAAACTCTCCAGGATGAGTTTCAGCTCCAGGGAGGAACAGCAAGCCGAGAATTTCCGGAAAATGATCCTGGCCATGTCCAGGGACATAAGGGTGATCTTGATCAAGCTGGCCGACAGGCTTCACAACATAAGGACCCTTCAGTTCCACAGCCGCGAGAATCAGATAAGAATAGCCAGAGAGACCCTGGAGATTTATGCGCCCATAGCCCACAGGCTGGGCATAACCTGGATGAAGAGAGAACTGGAGGACCAGGCCTTCCGTTTTCTGGAGCCCGAGGCTTACCAGGAGATCGCAGAAAAGGTGGCCCAGGCCAAGGTGGAGAGGGACGAATACATCAGGGAAGTGGAAGGGCTCCTGAAATCGGAGCTGGAATCACATGGCCTCAAGCCATTGGTACAGGGCCGTTTCAAACACTATTACAGCATTTACAAGAAAATGCAGAGCCAGCAGTTGCCTTTCGAGGAACTCTATGACTTGTTGGCTTTCCGGGTGATCTTGCGCAACAAGGCAGAGTGTTACGAGGCCCTGGGTTACGTCCACGCCATGTGGCCTCCTATCCCAGGCAAGTTCAATGACTATATCGGAAGGCCCAAGCCCAATGGGTACCAGTCCCTTCACACTACGGTCTTCGGACCCCACAAGAAACGCATGGAGGTTCAGATCCGCACGGAATTGATGCATCGCATAGCCGAAGAGGGAATAGCGGCCCACTGGCGTTACAAGGAAGGTCGAATAGTCCAAGACAAGGATGATGAGAGGCTGGCCTGGGTCCGCCAGATATTGGACTGGCAGCAGGAGCTGGAGGATCCCAGGGAGTTCCTGGATATGGTCAAGGTGGAGCTATTCCCGGACGAGGTCTATGTGCTCACCCCCAAGGGAGCAGTCAAGCAACTTCCCAGGGGCTCCACTCCCGTTGACTTTGCTTATTCCATTCACACAGAGGTGGGGCATCAATGCGTGGGAGCAAGGGTCAACGACAAGATCGTTCCCTTGCGCTACGAGCTTCAAAGCGGTGATGTGGTTGAGATAGTAACCCATCCGGACCACAAGCCCTCCAGGGACTGGCTGAAGTTTGTGAAGACATCCAGGGCCCGAGCCAAGATACGCCAGTGGTTCAAGACAGAGGAACGAAACCGCTCCATGGCCCTGGGAAGGGACCTGTGTGAAAAGGAGTTTCGTCGCCACGGCCTGAGCTTTTCCAAGTTAATAAAAGGGCCAGAGATGGAGGAACTCCTCAAGAGGATGAGTTTTGAGGATGTGGACGACTTGATGGCTGCCGTGGGCTACGGGAGGGTCTCCCCCAGGTCTTTGGCTACCCATTTCCTGCCAGAAGAGCCCCAGGAAGTAGAGGAAGAAAAAGAGCAGATTCCCTCCCTCAAAACGCGCAAGGGCAAGCCCCGTGCTGTGAGAGGAGGTGTGCGGGTCCACGGGGTGGAGGACGTGATGGTCCACTTTGCCAGGTGCTGCCAGCCCCTGCCAGGGGACAGGGTCTTGGGCTTCATAACCAGGGGCAGGGGTGTGACGGTTCACGCGGCCGATTGTTCCAACATACAGGATGCAGAAGCGGAGCGTTTGATACCTGTGGAATGGAACCAGGGGCATCAGGGCAGCCATCCTGTCCGGGTCAGGGTGGTATGCTCGGATCGAAAGGGTATCCTGGCAGCCATAGCTCAGACCCTCAGTCAGGCAGATATCAACATCACCCACGCCAAGGTTCAGACCTCCCCTGACAAGAAAGCCGTGGGTTTTTTCGATGTGGAGGTCACTGATCTGAAACACCTGGAGGGAGCCCTAAGAGCCATCCGACGCATAGAGGAGGTCATCGAAGCGGACAGGGTGAGGGCCTGACAGCCATAGGATGTTTGTGTTGGCACAATGAGGTTCTCAGACCAGAAAGCAGCATGAGCCGGGGCTTTTTTTGTTTTCTCATGCCTTGCGGATGAGCCCTTTTTCAAGCCAACCCAGGATCTTTTTCTGGAGCAGAGCCTGTGTTTCCCAATCCCCATCTAGGGCTCCGTGAGCCTGCATACGGCTCAGTTCCTCCATGAACCAGGGCTCCACCTCAGGCGGTTCCAAACCAAAAAGAGGGGTTCCAGGAAGAGGAAGATACATGTGAGCATGGATGCGAACCCTTCCCATGCTTATGAGTCTCTCCATGAGTCTTAAGCTTGCAATCCTGTCCTGACTCGTCTCTCCAGGAAGCCCGAAGAGCATGTCCACATGAGCCATGAGCCCAAAGCCCACCACCTGCCTTACGGCCTCAAACACCTGTTCCACGGTGTGACCTCTTTTCACGAGTCTGAGGACCCTGTTGCTTCCTGACTGGGCTCCGATGACCAGCTTGCGGTTCTTGCAATAGAGGAGAAGCAGTTCCAGTAGCTCTGGTTTTACCCTGTCGGGTCGCACCTCCGAAGGGAAGTCCCCAAGGTGAACGTGTTTGATGCCCATCTTCTGGCATAGCCCCAAGAGACTCCTCAGGGAACTTATCTCATCTCCCAAGCCTGGGGCCCTATAAGAGAAAGCATCTGGAGCTATGAAGCGGGCTGTGTGCCTTCCCATTTCCACGGAGGCCAGGAGGTAGTCTCTCACGGATTCCAAGGACCTGTGTCTGAGTGTCCTGGAATGGAACCTGGGTGTGAAACAATAAGTACAACCATGGGGGCAGCCCCTGGTAATCTCCAAAGGTGCCATGAAGCTGGCTCTCCTGGATACAGGCAGGGCTTTCTCCAGGCTGCAAGTACGTGTTGGCTTCCAGATCCCATGCAGCTCTCTGGAGTCCTTGGCATTGATCCATGCCCCCAGCAGTTCTGACATCAGATCCTCTGCCTCCCCTGCCACCACAGCATGGAAGCCCAGCTCCAGGGTACCCTCAGGATCGGCCGAGGCGTGAGGGCCGCCTGCCACAACAATGTCCCGGGCTCCCAGGTATGGTCCTATGGTCTTGAGTTCCTCCATAACATCCTCCAGGTGGGGTGTCATGAAGGAGTAGCCCACAAATGTCCCCTCTGAGGAGCCCAGATGGCGTATCAGTTCCTGGGGGGAACGCGCCACATCCAGCTCCAGGATGCCTTTTTGATCCCATTGCTCCACAAGGTTCATAAGCAAAGGCAGAGTGTAGCGATTGGCCCTGGTCTGCCTCAGAAGGACCCGCATTGTCTTTTGCCTCTTTGAAGAAAACTGGAAGCCCAGATCTCCAAGGCGAAGAGACCCACTCCTGCCCATATGCAGCAAAAGGTGATGAGGTGGGTCCATCCAAAGGGCTCTCCATATGCCAGGACCCCCAAAAGGAACTGGAGGGTTGGAGCCAGGTACTGAATAAGGCCCAGGGTGCTTAGCTGCAGTCTCCTGGCCGCATGGGTGAACCATACAAGAGGGAAGGCAGTAACCGCGCCTGCCATGGCCAGAAGAACGGTTGTGGCTGTATCCACCAGTCCAAAGCAGATTTCCGTTCGAATTCCAAGAAAAACCAAGTAACCCAGAGCCAGAGGCGTCATGAGGGCCGTCTCCACGAAGAGCCCTCCCACAGGTTCTACGGCCACGGTTTTCCTAAGCAGGCCGTAAAGCCCGAAGCTGGAGGCCAGAATCAGAGCTATCCATGGCAGGGTGCCCTGGAGAATGAGCATGTTGAGGGTTCCCAGGGCAGCCAATGCCACGGCCACCACCTGGGTGCGCCTTAGCCTCTCGCCAAGAAAAACGGTTCCCAAAAGCACGTTAACAAGGGGATTGATATAGTATCCCAGGCTGGCCTCTACGACCCTACCGGTTTGGATGGCGTAGATGAAAACGAACCAGTTCACCAGGACCAAAGAGGCGCTCAGAAAAAGCGTCTTGAGAACCCTCGGTGATCTGAGGGAAGTCCTCAGGCTGCTCCAGCCGTGGCTATAAGAGAGCAGAAGGGCTGTCAAGGGCACGGACCAAAAGACCCTGTGGGCCAGTACCTCCATGGCCGGCACATGTTGCAGTGCTTTGAAATACACTGCCACCAGGCCCCAGAATCCAAAGGCAGCCAGGGCGTAAAGGAGCCCTTTTTCCTGTCCATTTACCCCTTCTGGGTTCCCTGGTGCAGAGGGCTTCTGCGTGCGGGGGAGTGAGCTGCCAACATCAGACATCCGGGCCCTTCCCCCTGAGCTTTACCTTCAGGCCGTCCTTTGCCACAACGGGCCTTTGGAAGATGCCCCTGTCTTTGCAGATACGATTCACCAGGTTTTGCCAATCCTCGTGGCAGAGGGGTTGGGGATAGGGCAAACCGCTGGATGGATCCAGCATGGGCCTGAGAGGTTTAACGGCTTTGAGACCCTTGGGAAAGGGATCCCCTTCCACAAAATACTCCTCTGAAAGGTGAACCAGATAAACCTCTAGAGGATCCCATTGCAGGATATAGTCCAGGGCCTTTTGGAAGCTCATGTGATGGGGTCGATTCACCTCTGGCTCATGAAGCCAGTGGGACTGGATCACTGCGGCATGAAGTCTTCCTTGCCAGGTGGGTCTGCTCTTGAGTCCCATGAAATCCCCTGTGTACAAAATGCGCAAGTGATCTCCCGATTCCCCTTCCTCTTCCAACAAGTATCCCACGGAGCCCTTGGCCACAGGGCCGTGCTCTGTGGCAAAAGGCACCACCTTTGTATTGAGTCCCTCCAGCCTCTGGCCTGGTCTGACCAACCTCTTTTCCAAGAGATCCTTGAGCAGATAACCGAATAGGGTTTCCACCCTTTCCCAGGTCTCCGCAGTGGCGTAAACCGGAATGGGTTTCCAA
This genomic stretch from bacterium harbors:
- a CDS encoding TIGR04013 family B12-binding domain/radical SAM domain-containing protein, coding for MRVLLRQTRANRYTLPLLMNLVEQWDQKGILELDVARSPQELIRHLGSSEGTFVGYSFMTPHLEDVMEELKTIGPYLGARDIVVAGGPHASADPEGTLELGFHAVVAGEAEDLMSELLGAWINAKDSRELHGIWKPTRTCSLEKALPVSRRASFMAPLEITRGCPHGCTYCFTPRFHSRTLRHRSLESVRDYLLASVEMGRHTARFIAPDAFSYRAPGLGDEISSLRSLLGLCQKMGIKHVHLGDFPSEVRPDRVKPELLELLLLYCKNRKLVIGAQSGSNRVLRLVKRGHTVEQVFEAVRQVVGFGLMAHVDMLFGLPGETSQDRIASLRLMERLISMGRVRIHAHMYLPLPGTPLFGLEPPEVEPWFMEELSRMQAHGALDGDWETQALLQKKILGWLEKGLIRKA
- the rarD gene encoding EamA family transporter RarD, whose protein sequence is MSDVGSSLPRTQKPSAPGNPEGVNGQEKGLLYALAAFGFWGLVAVYFKALQHVPAMEVLAHRVFWSVPLTALLLSYSHGWSSLRTSLRSPRVLKTLFLSASLVLVNWFVFIYAIQTGRVVEASLGYYINPLVNVLLGTVFLGERLRRTQVVAVALAALGTLNMLILQGTLPWIALILASSFGLYGLLRKTVAVEPVGGLFVETALMTPLALGYLVFLGIRTEICFGLVDTATTVLLAMAGAVTAFPLVWFTHAARRLQLSTLGLIQYLAPTLQFLLGVLAYGEPFGWTHLITFCCIWAGVGLFALEIWASSFLQRGKRQCGSF
- a CDS encoding MBL fold metallo-hydrolase, with product MEITFLGTGSAWGLPELGCECMVCQTMRRLGEERTRTCLLVEGKETILLDCGPDIRRQILGRLTEPPHAVLLTHSHGDHCLGLDELVAFRRVVKKQDWKPIPVYATAETWERVETLFGYLLKDLLEKRLVRPGQRLEGLNTKVVPFATEHGPVAKGSVGYLLEEEGESGDHLRILYTGDFMGLKSRPTWQGRLHAAVIQSHWLHEPEVNRPHHMSFQKALDYILQWDPLEVYLVHLSEEYFVEGDPFPKGLKAVKPLRPMLDPSSGLPYPQPLCHEDWQNLVNRICKDRGIFQRPVVAKDGLKVKLRGKGPDV